The Coffea eugenioides isolate CCC68of unplaced genomic scaffold, Ceug_1.0 ScVebR1_2301;HRSCAF=3305, whole genome shotgun sequence genome has a segment encoding these proteins:
- the LOC113756419 gene encoding cinnamoyl-CoA reductase 1-like isoform X1 yields the protein MSGAGEGKMVCVTGASGYIASWLVKLLLERGYTVKGSVRDAYDPERTQHLTSLDGAKERLQLYSANLLEEGSFDAIVEGCEGVFHTASPIKLSFSNPEAELLEPAVRGTLNVLRSCANSSSVKRVVITSSMVAVSENRELKEDVVVDESWFSDPSYCEEQKSWYELSKTMAENAAWKFAKDHGIDVITIHPGLVIGPLLQPSVNSSAVLFLNLLKGVEPFPKATCSWVDVRDVAYAHVLALETPSASGRYCLVERCANASQIIKILHEHYPTHQFPDNRMSNNTNLISPNYRASNEKAKRLGVQFTPLEVSLKDAVEFFREKNLVSI from the exons aTGAGTGGAGCAGGAGAAGGGAAAATGGTGTGTGTGACCGGAGCTTCGGGTTACATAGCTTCATGGCTGGTGAAGCTGCTGCTCGAGCGCGGTTATACTGTTAAAGGTTCAGTTCGAGATGCCT ATGATCCGGAAAGGACACAACATTTGACATCACTTGATGGAGCTAAGGAAAGGCTTCAGTTGTACTCGGCAAACTTACTGGAAGAGGGATCGTTTGATGCAATAGTCGAGGGATGTGAAGGGGTTTTCCATACTGCATCTCCAATCAAACTTTCATTTAGCAATCCAGAG GCAGAACTACTGGAACCTGCAGTACGTGGAACACTGAATGTGCTGCGGTCATGTGCAAATTCTTCTTCTGTCAAAAGAGTAGTTATAACATCCTCTATGGTTGCAGTTTCAGAAAACAGAGAATTAAAGGAGGATGTGGTAGTTGATGAAAGTTGGTTTTCCGATCCATCATACTGTGAGGAGCAAAAG TCTTGGTATGAACTTTCAAAAACCATGGCCGAGAATGCTGCATGGAAATTTGCAAAGGATCATGGCATTGACGTGATTACAATTCATCCAGGATTGGTCATTGGTCCTCTCTTGCAGCCATCTGTTAATTCGAGCGCTGTTTTGTTCCTCAACCTATTAAAGg GGGTTGAACCATTTCCTAAGGCAACATGTAGCTGGGTTGATGTTAGAGATGTTGCCTATGCACATGTTCTTGCCCTTGAAACCCCTTCTGCAAGTGGAAGATATTGTCTGGTTGAAAGATGTGCAAATGCCTCTCAGATCATCAAGATTTTGCATGAGCATTACCCAACTCACCAATTTCCTGATAA CAGAATGTCAAACAATACCAACCTTATCAGCCCAAACTACAGAGCCTCCAATGAGAAGGCAAAAAGGTTGGGAGTTCAATTCACTCCTTTGGAGGTCAGCCTAAAAGATGCTGTTGAATTCTTCAGGGAGAAAAATTTAGTCAGTATCTGA
- the LOC113756419 gene encoding cinnamoyl-CoA reductase 1-like isoform X2 has protein sequence MSGAGEGKMVCVTGASGYIASWLVKLLLERGYTVKGSVRDAYDPERTQHLTSLDGAKERLQLYSANLLEEGSFDAIVEGCEGVFHTASPIKLSFSNPEAELLEPAVRGTLNVLRSCANSSSVKRVVITSSMVAVSENRELKEDVVVDESWFSDPSYCEEQKSWYELSKTMAENAAWKFAKDHGIDVITIHPGLVIGPLLQPSVNSSAVLFLNLLKGVEPFPKATCSWVDVRDVAYAHVLALETPSASGRYCLVERCANASQIIKILHEHYPTHQFPDKMSNNTNLISPNYRASNEKAKRLGVQFTPLEVSLKDAVEFFREKNLVSI, from the exons aTGAGTGGAGCAGGAGAAGGGAAAATGGTGTGTGTGACCGGAGCTTCGGGTTACATAGCTTCATGGCTGGTGAAGCTGCTGCTCGAGCGCGGTTATACTGTTAAAGGTTCAGTTCGAGATGCCT ATGATCCGGAAAGGACACAACATTTGACATCACTTGATGGAGCTAAGGAAAGGCTTCAGTTGTACTCGGCAAACTTACTGGAAGAGGGATCGTTTGATGCAATAGTCGAGGGATGTGAAGGGGTTTTCCATACTGCATCTCCAATCAAACTTTCATTTAGCAATCCAGAG GCAGAACTACTGGAACCTGCAGTACGTGGAACACTGAATGTGCTGCGGTCATGTGCAAATTCTTCTTCTGTCAAAAGAGTAGTTATAACATCCTCTATGGTTGCAGTTTCAGAAAACAGAGAATTAAAGGAGGATGTGGTAGTTGATGAAAGTTGGTTTTCCGATCCATCATACTGTGAGGAGCAAAAG TCTTGGTATGAACTTTCAAAAACCATGGCCGAGAATGCTGCATGGAAATTTGCAAAGGATCATGGCATTGACGTGATTACAATTCATCCAGGATTGGTCATTGGTCCTCTCTTGCAGCCATCTGTTAATTCGAGCGCTGTTTTGTTCCTCAACCTATTAAAGg GGGTTGAACCATTTCCTAAGGCAACATGTAGCTGGGTTGATGTTAGAGATGTTGCCTATGCACATGTTCTTGCCCTTGAAACCCCTTCTGCAAGTGGAAGATATTGTCTGGTTGAAAGATGTGCAAATGCCTCTCAGATCATCAAGATTTTGCATGAGCATTACCCAACTCACCAATTTCCTGATAA AATGTCAAACAATACCAACCTTATCAGCCCAAACTACAGAGCCTCCAATGAGAAGGCAAAAAGGTTGGGAGTTCAATTCACTCCTTTGGAGGTCAGCCTAAAAGATGCTGTTGAATTCTTCAGGGAGAAAAATTTAGTCAGTATCTGA
- the LOC113756415 gene encoding uncharacterized protein LOC113756415 — translation MSFVHAKCSVDERKELWTSLLHDKPTLLPWCIGGDFNVILAAHEKRGGRPFAIAEGVDFMNFMEEAEVFDVGFSGSKFTWSNNRRSRARISKRLDRFLVNGSCLDFSNDISVLHLARHPSDHAPLKVSFATRSDNKPRPFRFLNVWTSKPDLLEVIRHVWKQDVGGPPLRVLCSKLLATRRAIQSWNKQHFGNIFDVVRSSEMAVQRAEELLDHDYSEECQIELNKAQAELRYSMSIEEQYWRQKARVKWLRHGDRNTRYFHVVVRQRRAQGMIHRIKKSNGAWVEKDDDIASEATAYFNDLFTGSLESSTDMLHLIPHLVTEEDNGKLEALPSIEEVYGVIKLMDGESAAGPDRQIFYICLGSDRSRCLQCGTELLLWGGATTIHHFYFNYTNSKDAKSSGILSIQAYQSMQFFQ, via the coding sequence ATGTCTTTTGTTCATGCAAAGTGCTCAGTGGATGAGCGTAAAGAGTTATGGACATCATTATTACATGACAAGCCTACTTTACTTCCTTGGTGTATTGGAGGTGATTTCAACGTTATATTAGCAGCACATGAAAAGCGAGGGGGGCGTCCATTTGCTATAGCGGAAGGAGTGGATTTTATGAATTTCATGGAGGAAGCTGAGGTCTTTGATGTCGGTTTTTCAGGATCTAAATTCACATGGTCTAATAATCGACGGAGTAGAGCTCGGATTTCAAAAAGGTTGGACAGATTTTTAGTCAATGGATCTTGTTTGGATTTTTCAAATGACATTTCGGTACTTCACTTGGCAAGACACCCCTCCGATCATGCACCATTGAAGGTTTCTTTTGCAACTCGGTCAGATAACAAACCTCGGCCGTTCCGATTTCTGAATGTTTGGACTTCCAAACCAGATCTCTTGGAAGTGATTCGCCATGTTTGGAAACAAGATGTGGGTGGGCCTCCGCTACGCGTATTGTGTTCTAAATTATTGGCAACAAGGAGAGCTATTCAATCATGGAACAAGCAACATTTTGGGAATATTTTTGACGTTGTCCGTTCTTCAGAAATGGCGGTTCAACGAGCTGAGGAGTTGCTAGACCACGATTATTCCGAAGAGTGTCAAATTGAGCTTAATAAGGCACAAGCAGAATTGCGGTATTCAATGTCAATTGAAGAACAGTATTGGAGACAGAAGGCCAGGGTCAAATGGCTTCGTCATGGAGATAGGAATACAAGATATTTTCATGTGGTAGTAAGGCAGAGAAGAGCTCAAGGAATGATACACCGCATCAAAAAGTCCAATGGTGCGTGGGTGGAAAAGGACGATGATATAGCAAGTGAGGCAACGGCATATTTCAATGATCTTTTCACGGGCTCTTTGGAATCATCTACTGATATGCTACATTTAATTCCGCACTTGGTTACGGAAGAGGATAATGGAAAACTGGAAGCATTACCTTCAATTGAGGAGGTATATGGAGTCATAAAGTTAATGGATGGAGAAAGTGCAGCTGGCCCAGACAGGCAAATTTTTTACATTTGCTTGGGAAGTGATCGCTCAAGATGTTTACAATGCGGTACTGAGCTTCTTCTGTGGGGCGGAGCTACCACGATTCATCACTTCTACTTCAATTATACTAATTCCAAAGACGCCAAATCCTCAGGAATTCTCTCAATTCAGGCCTATCAGTCTATGCAATTTTTTCAATAA